CTGAGGGCTGGTCATTTGTATTCAAATCTGcaaaggaaggaagcagagcagagctgggtgtgCCTGGGGCTCCAGCTCCACCCAAACCCCGCTGCAGGGAACattccagctgctgttgggCAACATCTCTTGGTCAAGCAGCCTACAAGGTGTTTGTTCCACTCAGATACTGCCAGTGTCCTCTGAGATAAGCAGTTGGGCTTTGGGGTAACACAACTGGACAGCTGAGTTCTTTTGTTAACCAAAAGCTCCCACCACCTTGTAGGAAGAACAAACACAGGCTCCTTGCGCCAGACTCCCAAAACGCATAGGAGAATTCCAATAAACATCTAGGCATCCAAATCCAAAATGGGTATCCAGGGAATCACTCCCCTCCTGTCTCACCCCCCAGGATGAGGCACCTCTCAACTATCTCTtcatcctgctgctttccatgCAGGCCcaaccacagcagctcctgtggtATTAAGACAGCCCGGACATGTACCCAGCTGGGATTCAGGAATATATTCAATTATCATACTTGGGAATATGATAATAGTTATATTATTCAGGAATACTTGGAGCCCTGCCTAACTTTTTCTATGCATGTTTATGCAAGCTTGTTTACAGAAAAACCAGCATTTTCCCCTCCAAATAAGTCACCAGTTGTAAAAAGCCATTGCTCCAGGGCTTCAGGAAGTGGTTAACACATTTTGGAACCTACTGTACTGATGTTGCCTGTAAACATCCCCCCTGTCAAAAAGAACAAACCCACACAAATCAATTGTTCCTGTTAGTGGAGAATGAAAGCAGAACCACAGCAGAAACATCCCACCCTCAAGCAAAAATCCAGCAATAGGGAGGTACCTGTTGcaagtttttcttcatctaCAGAAAGAGCTTTATCCTCTGCATTAATTATGGGCCTCTCTGCATCCTCAAGCACTATTATTTCCTCACATCCTCGAGACTTCACCTGAAGATGTTTTGGGAGAGAACAAGAGATGGATTTTcagtgagaggaagaaaaaaaggtgacagTGGGACATGTTTTAACCTCGTAACAAATACAAACATAATGTTGCAACCAAGTCACCTGTACCTTGAATTCCCACAGTACCATGACAGGTAGAGATTATATTTTAAGATGCTGTTTCtaataggggggaaaaaaacccttattcTTCATGATAGCTATTGGCAGTTCACTAGGCTAGCAGTGACTTTTTGGGTACTGAAATTAAACCTTACCTGTTGCTCATGATATCCTTTGAGAGCTCTTTTAACATTGGTAACTTTGGGAGAGCGGATGGGCAGAGTTTTGATCTCTGGTGCTGTCAAAGTGCTCAGGTCACCCACAGTCTTAATGTTCTTGGCTCGAATGAGCTGTCCCAGGCCTctggcactgcagcaggggagagagagaaagaagtcaAGTCCTTTCTGCCTGGCAGAGTGGAGCAGAAATAAATCTTACATGAATGCTGGCTGACATGGAGGtaagtgaaggaaaaaggaacCCCCAATGCCATTCTGCCTGCAGAAGCACACCTTGCTGCACTCTGTCCTCCATCCAGCAGGGAATGGTGCTCTAAACCCCACTCCTGTGCTGCACAAGTGGGAGAAAAATGAGCTGAGCCCACCAGAAAAGGCCAttctgagcagctcctgctgcacatCTGCACTTTGTCCTGACAAGTTACCAAAATGCAGACCAGAAACCCAGCTAGCTAAGCACCTAGCCTCTCTACACTGGGAACGTTCATGGTTTTCAAAATCCCACTTCACCCTCAACCCATAGAAAGCTCCAACTCAAGAAGATCAGTCTCTGCTCTGCTATGTGAAATGGAGATGCAAACTTTTCCTTGCCTTACCAAAAGACAACTAGAGTCATTCCAAAACTGTTACATTTCTTCCCCAAACCAACCTCCCTCCTCTTAGAGACACTTGGCTAAAGGTGTCATCATCACATTTTGCATCAGATAATTTGGGTTGGTAGGTTTCTGGTGGAGTGGAATCTTCCAAAGCACCAGCCCCACTTACCATATGTTTGATGTGATCTGAGGCAAGATGACATCAACGGGAGCCTTGcagccagccagggcaggaTACACACACTCCGAGGCACTGGGCAGCGCCTCCTTCACCATCTCCGTAATCTTGAACAACACAGAGACATTATTAGGTGAACTATCACACCACTGaagagaggaacaaaaaaaatagaagagatgCATGAACCAAAGCACTTCTTACTAAACACTTCTTTGAGCTCTTAAATTTAGGGTTACGAGATCCTGGGGACAGAAATCCTTTGGTTGGAGTGGTAATATGCTGgatagaaaaagaggaaaaaatatctctCAGGATCATAGGAATTCAGTGAACAGCAAGATCCTAAGCTACCTAGAGCTCAGAGAGCATCTGTCTTCAGAGGGCAACAGGAGTCAGGCCAAGCCCCTTGCAACTCTTCCTTAGATCCCCTCCTGTTACAGGTGCCTGCAGCTGACTAGGAACTCACACTGCAGCAACATCCCTAGGGGAAGGGATGGCACAAGGGCTCCTGACAGACAGAACATACTAACAGCATTTACCTTGACCTGAATATTAGATAAAATTTTAAGGCTTCGTGAGGATGGTGAAGAATGGGACCTGATGACTGGGCTTCTCCTGTCGATGTCATCTGCCAGTCCTTCTTGATAAATTGGGTCTGCAAAAGAGACTCTGCGGATCTGTGTTGAGAGAGAAGAGGTTTGCACAGCATGAACTCAGGGCACCACAAACTGGTGAGCTTAGTCTGAGGAGGCACAATAAGCTCAGTTTGAAATGAAGTCACTAAAGTTCTTGAGTGACACGGATGTTTCACCCAAGGGCAGAAACTCTGGGCTTCTTATCACTAAAGAAAACACTACATACGTTTTACAGGAAGCTGCTGAAAGGCCAGGGCTCAGGCCCTGCCCATGTCTGCAGTGGTTCTGACCCAGGCAGCACACCGTGCATCTggtttcaaaaataaaactgccCACCCTGAGCTCCCCCAGTGCAAacctgccagtgcctgcagATTACAAAAAGGAGAGCTGGAAGTCTTCAGCCTCACCCTAAGATCactcacaaggaaaaaaagaaaaagttccaACTTGTGACTCTACAGACACTACCACACACTGCAGTTATGAACAGAATGACTTGGGTATCACAGACAATACCTTATTAGCAGGTGACAGGGAATCATCATCTTGGTTCCTTTTCACACCTCTCTTTAGGATGCCAGTGGATGGAGAGGCTGAAGGGGACCACACACAACGTGCCTGGACACCAGTGGGGCTCTCAGTCACCAGCCTCAAGGAATCGGGATCCTCCGGCTTCTGAGGCGAATCCACATGATTTGCTGCTGCACCTTCTTTGTCTAAGGCCACATTTTCAGGCACTGTAATTTCAATTTCCACTAATTCCTCCTTTATATCCTCGTGCTCAATAACTACAGTTTTTGCTACaactttctcagcttcttctttATCAtcccagctgctttccagctcattcatctgcttttcctccctttcactAAAAGCAATCTGAGTCTCAGGAACCTCCTCCGGTTGTCCATTCTGactgacttctttcttttctgtagctTCTGGTTCTTCACTTTGGTCCCCTGCAGCCAGAGAGCTGTCCCCAGGCTTGTCTGAAGCACACTCAGACAGACACTGTTCAGGCTGGTCATTCTGATCATGCAGTTCTTTAATTTCCACTATGGACTCAGTAATTTCACCGACTACCCACTCTGAATCCTCCGGATCCTCCTCCACTATAACAACCTTTCCTTGCAGATGATCTTCAGATGTTGGCTCTCTTTCCAGGTCAAACTCACTGGGCTCCTTGGGAGGATGCAATGGAGTGCTCATAGCACAAGGAGCCATGGACAAGCTCTCATCCAGGTGTGAATGACCTGACACGGCTGATGTGTTTACAGGCATCTGAACTGGGGTGGTCTGGGGCTTGTCCAGCTCAGGAGGGTTCTCATTTTTTGATTCAGTGACGGACATCACTTGCTGCTTTGGCTTTTTATCACAGCAATCACAGTTCCTTTGTCTTTTCAgccttctgcttctcttgtGCTGGCCCTGAGGTGCCTCTGAAGTAGAGAGATCAGCACCTGAAGCATTTGCTCCTGGCACATCACCAGGCAGAACAGCTGAACAGTCTTCTATCTTTGTTTGTTCCTCCATGTGTCTggtttcctctgctgctttcaaatCTTTATCAGATACAGATGGGGTGGTAGATGATTCCATCAAGGTATTGCTCTTGTTTTGTTCCAGATCTGCATCCTGTGCCTCGGGTGAATCCCCTGAGGCAGCTGATCCCACAGCTTTGCTGCCATCTGTGGGAGTTCCTTGGCTTTTCAGGCCACACGGTCCAGATGTCAAGGCAGCATCTGTGCTGGTTTCGTGGCTCAGCTCACCCTTGTTTGATTCCAACagatttgtttcatttccttgGGAAGACACCTCATGGCTGCTGTTTCCTGGCTGTAGATCTTTCAGTTTACCTTCAAGAGAATCACTTCTATTTCTCAGTCTTGCagattttctcttccttgtgCTTTCTTCCTTGGTCTCAGAGCCATCAGGCTCAGAGTTCTCGATGCTGGCAAGCAATCCTTGTGAAGCTCTCCTGGTGTGGTACCGTGGCCGTTCCATCTTCTTCTGACCTACTGCAGCCAAGATGCAGTCTTCATCTTCTGTGTCAGCCTTCAAGTTCTCTTCTGACCTCCTGGCACTTTTATCTGCTTCCTCATTGAGGTCCTTGGAAGCAGGCGCCTCCTTTGAGCTGAAgtcctctgcagcagctctctcagGTAGGTTGCTTCCTTCTTTACTTGCATTTTCTGTCGTTTCCCCAAAAACTCTGTTCTCCTTTTGGGACCCATCATCTTCAGTCTGGGGCAACTCCTTTTGCTCTGATTTGTCCTCCTCTTTGAGTTTGTCTCTCTTTTGGTGGCCGTCCTCCTTGTCAGGACCTCCTGCTGTACCTTCTAGAGATTCTGCCCGTCGTCTTGAAGAACGTCTTGGCACTTTCTGATTAGGCGTCACATGCAGGATCTGATTGTCCTCACCCATCACCTGCTCAGAGGACACTGCTGTCTCTGGGGGTGTATTTTCCTTAGAATCCATGTCCAGTGCCCGGATCCTCTCTATTTCTGCTATCGtgtcttcagcttttttaatGTCTATTTCTGTAGAATGGAGAGCTTGGGACTGGGCAAGGAGAATATGCTCCATGTCTTCTACTGCAGAACATAGTTCATGACTGTTTTCCATGCTGCTGGAAGCAAAAGATTCTTGTTCTGACCCAGCTGACAAACTGGACAGCATTTTCCTTTGGAgctccagcctgctctgcctgcgAGTCAGCCTGCGGGCTGCCgggagcagctgctcagcctctgccttcgaattctcttctccaggtttcTCTGCTTTAGCACTTGTcttgtttccattttcctgtttACCAGCTCCAGAAGCACTTCCAGACACCTCTGACAGACTGTTTAACACCGAGGGGCTGAAAGGTCTGTTCTCTGAGCTGCCAAACTTCTCCAGAGTAATGAAGGACTGCCGGCGGCTCGCCGGCTGCGGCGTCCCCGACACCACGtcgctggagctggagctgctgctgacattggaagtgttttccttccctgccaaAGGCTCCTTTGAGGCTGCTTCCATAGAACATTCTTCTAGCCCCTGTCCCACTGCTGGCTCCTCCACCACCATCTctgctgtgtcctgttctgCCTCCCCCTGGCTGCGTGAGGCTGGGCTCTCCTCCACGGCAGTGCTCGGTGCCGCTGTCCCACCCGCAGCCTCCTCAGGAGCATCCTCTGGTCTGCAGGCTTCTGGGGGCTCACTCCACCTGCCCCTGCATCCTTCActccttacatttttttcctgtcccaaAAAATACCAAGTATTGCAGTTTCACTACGAGCAGAACATCAAAAACCCGCTCTGGTGGAACAGAAAACATCCCCCCCACAAGACGTCTCAAACCACCCtcacttcaaattatttttgtatctgtctttctgaaaacacatttgagggtttttttctaagtcaTTTAATGTCAAAACATGAACTGCAAAAGTTACTTTGTTTACTTATtaagctatttcttttttttttttaatttgccagaGGTATATTAACAAACTTACTACTAAACCTGTTTTTATGAGAAATAAGCTGCATTAGGCCTGGCTTGATCAAGCCTGCTGTTCTGCCAACTCCTCTCCAAAGGGAAACAAGATGTACTTTTAGGAACCAATTCATTCTTTTTCCCAGTAAATCTGCTATTTAATCCCCCTCAAGCCCTTGCAGCTTCACCCCAGCACAGTTCAGAACATGCAAACACAGCTAAGTAGTTTTTCAAGCGTGGTCTGCTGGAAGCAGCATGGAAAGCAACATGAAGACTTTCAAAAAGTGAAAATACTTCCAGAAAAGCACAATGCAGAGCAAATGCATCTGCTAGGCAGGAAAAACTGTTATGGAAGAGAAGTCAGTGTTATGATCCCTAACCTAATGATGGAATTAAACAGGTCTTGGAACACCACCAGAAAACATCACTGGTGTGGTTGTAATTCTGATATCTTGATTAACCCTGgacaaagaaaaattacctGAGGCTTGTTGTTAGCATCTTCTTCTGCATGTTCTGCTACAGATGGATTATCCCTGAAATAGAAGTTACTTAATTAGAAGTGTAGCACAAAAGGGACACAGCTTGTGATGTAGATTGTGGCCATCTTTACTTACAAAGAATCCTCCTGGCTTTGTGAAAATAAGGTGGTGTCTTGTGAGGAGTCCAAGTTGTTGTACATCACAGGAATCCCAACTCTGAAACACACCCAGAAATGGTAAGTCAGGCTctttccaataaaaaaaataaataaaaattaaaaaggccaCTTCTTGCAAGGCCACCATTTTCAGctgcattaaatatttttttcatttcaaacatGTTTTTTGGGGAAACAAAAAGCTGGGACTGGGATCCCACTCTGCAAAGAATTCATCAACATGTGCTAACTAGACAACCCAGGGGAGCTCCTGGCAAGCACCACCACACAAATTGTTGCTGTGAACAGCTCTGGTAGCTGCTGGAAATGGTCCAGAATTTAATCTTCTCCCATAGCAAGAGAAGATAATTCTAAAGGTTTCCTTGCAACTAAGATGAGTCTTGAGAATATTGCAGTTTCTGATATGCTGCTGACATAAGATTTCAAATGTCAAAATTCAAAATGTCAAATTTCAAAAATTCCATTTCACAGTGCAAGTAAGATTCATAAAGAAAAAGTGGAAACACCAAATGGCCAGACTCCAAACAGGTAACAGAGCATCTATActtaataaaaatagcaaatagAGATCAGAGAATTAACTTGGTTGCTTTAAAAGAGTAAGGCAAGGAACTTTGTTAGCTTTTAACTTCATAACTTGTATGGAAGTTAAGACACCCAGGATACAGGAATTGAAGTCCTGCCAATCTGACACACCCGATGGGATGACACTTCACATTAAGATGACATCAGGATAAATCACAGACCTCTTTGACCTGAGCACTTCTTTTTGATGTTCTGTCAATAttcttggttttgcttgtgGAGGAATAACCACAAATTCAACagatttctcctcttccagaAGTATCTCACTGTTAGGCTTCAAAGATGTAAATTCCAGTTTCagctttggaaaggaaaaaaatgaaaaagctggATTAGAACCAAAACAGAGgaactgaaaatgcttttacaaTTCTGATACAACCATCTCAGAGGAAAGAGTTCTCACATAAGCACAGTACTTTCAGCACATTTATTGGCAGAAACCCTTCAGCAGGTGCTGGTTTCTTTCAGGAGTGATGGGTTTTGCCCAACACTTCCACCTGGGAGAGGCTCTGTAGCCTCTGCCCTGTGCCCTGGAGAAAGCTCCTGCACTTCCTCTAGCATGGCGAAGATCAAACAAAGCCTGTGAGAGGTGAAGGAACCACAGTACTCATGAGCATCACTATTCACTGTTGTCCCTTATGTCAGTGATTCCTTCCGAACACAAGGCCCTTCCCTCCCTGGTGCCAGGGAGactggagcaggcagcacacACCTACCAGAGCCCAGATCCACCCCAAAcagagaatcacaggatcactgAGGTTGGGAAAGACTTataagatcactgagtccaagCATTAAAcctactctgccaagtccagcactgagccataTTCCcaatagaatcatggaatcactaaggttggaaaagacctttaacacCTCAATGTCCAACCTGCAACCACACCCAGGTGGGAATCTGGGATCTGGCTGCCACTCCTCCCACCCACTCAGCAGCCTGCCATGCCCCCTCACTAATATTCACCCATCTGTAAACTTAAAATTTTCTGGTAAGAGGAAAATATCTTCCAAGTATCTGCGCAGTGCACATCTGAGAGAAAGACACTGCAGCATCTCAAAATTAATGTTTAGTgagagctcccagcagctcacTAGCTGTTCTGCTGCACAACCTAGGGGATTAGATTCTGCCCCCTGCCAAAGGCCTTACCTTTGCAGATGTTGCTTGCACATTACTGGCCTTGccttttccttcatcttttgCTTCACTCATCTGTGCCAACAAAGAGTCTCGCTTCTGGCCCAGCTGTACTTCCATTCCACTTATCTTTGCATCCAACTGGGAGTTTTCCAtctattcaaataaaaatacactcaATGCACTGCATGAAGAAACTCCAAGCTCACAAAcccatcctggggtgtattaatTTCTACAACTAAACTGTCCCACTCTCCCATTGTCCTCTAAATTACGTAGAGGACgacttaaaaaattaagtcactTCAGACAAGCTGGTAGAACCCAAGATTTAAATTGCATAAACTAAGAACCAGCTCAGTCTTTTGACAGTACTTACCCAGCATAGTTTATCACTCCAAACAGGAAGTAAGTGCAGGCCAACCACAGTAAAAATCAGAACTGCCCTTGCCACCACCTTCTGACCAACTCCCAGTGAAGCACCTGCTGGGGTCAACAAAACACTTACTGGATCCGAGAAGGGCGCACTGCTTTCCTCAGCCACCTCGATGCTTTCAAACCCAGGCAGCAGGAGTGGGGTCTTCTTTTTGGCTTGGCTTAGCACGGCTCTGCTCAACAAGAGAGAAGCTTCAGcactggggcaggaggagaaggcacacaaaaaagagcagcagacaCCCCAACTTGCACAAAAGGGGGAACACAAACGGTTCAGCCCGGCGCAGCACCGGCTCGTCTGTGCACAGCCCCAGAGCTCTGCCTTGAAAAATACGGATCAAATCCTGGTCTCTTACTTCAGCTCCTCAGGGTAGGTTAAGGATGCAGCCTTGGCAAACGTCGCATTCCAGAAGAGGGCGCACTGGCTGCGGATCTGCTTGCTCTTGTGCTGAAAGACTGCACAGAGCAAGGgagaaagctgctccagcagctcgCTGTCGTAGGAGCCAGTGCAGTGAGACTGGATGCACAGGACCACCTcagccagcagcttctccagctgagGGAGGGAAGACACGAGAAGGTTTTTATTTAATCCAAACATGGCACATGTTCACCAGCTGCATTTGAAAGCATCCCACAGAATACTGTGGCCTGAACGAACAAGTTTAAATGCCACACTACATGAAAAGTCTTACTCAGTTGCTCAGGTGTCCTCCCCTCATCTATCtttttaatagtttaaaaattaagtatctACCTTTATTTcacttaataaaaaaacccctcagagTACAGGACAAAGGCAAAACTCCAGTGTCACACATTTTCCCAGAGCCCAGCTATTTCTCCAACAATTTACCTTGTTGCTGAGGTTACTGTACACTGGAGATACATCAGCAAGCCtgccaaaacaaacacagaagttCTATTTTGCTGTCTCCTTTATCCCAGGCATAAGAATTAAACACTCCATGCACTCAAGCACTGCACACCAGTTTTAGTATGCAACTGGATGAAATGTTGTGAAAACAAGCCTCTCACTGGGTGATGCAAAATTTCCTGATGTAAATAATCCCAGTTAAACCAACCTTTTAACCCCTGCTGACACATGCCAACTCTTAACTCGCTGAAAGACCAGAAATAATCAGTACAAActtaaaatgaatgtttttcttaTGGAGTAACTTCTAATG
This is a stretch of genomic DNA from Apus apus isolate bApuApu2 chromosome 6, bApuApu2.pri.cur, whole genome shotgun sequence. It encodes these proteins:
- the RIF1 gene encoding telomere-associated protein RIF1 isoform X2, with product MSAPGAGCRLQPLLRTLQDPAAPPGDLTDAHLAIVGRLTGEEGKEFTADLRKNFPQLWKVFKTHISSQNSELNNAALQALGFCVFNSKMTSDLSATEMQDLLSEVVGVAVKTSDKNTRTRALWVISKQALPSEVVQKEVPSIISALEAILTKGDVQSLVVEYEALNVIIRLMEQTPAQMGEEAVRWAKLIIPLVVHSAPKVQLRGAAALEMGMPLLLQKQQEVAAVTEHLMTTKLISELQKLFSTKNETYVLKLWPLFVKLLGKTLHRSGSFINSLLQLEELGFRSGSPVVKKIAFIAWKSLIDNFALNPDILCSAKRLKLLMQPLSSIHVRTEALALTKLEVWWYLLMRLGPQLPANFEQVCVPLIHSTLSLDSSAALQGTPSRVPANQSLAPATPTQKSGTYPFTSPVTPRISLNASPGGMVLFPSIQLLGIEMLLHFLMGPKVVDFAQQNKLVLNLEPLQYPLISSPSFFCKHASTLINAVQDGFIATGKEVPDCMLNVIWKDINGYVKTALEPGNKKEKQGSEILTLLLQALKNIVISNSLPVQKILSLIDITVKELPPKVLGSPAYQVADMDLLNGTPALFLIQLPFHNNLLGSCVTEERFFVILETLVGYVLSGPTSPLAFSESVICIINQSANQVENKEHLWRMWSIVVSPLTEWINRTNEVNQGDALEHNFSAVYSALLLPVSHIFTAQEFPQATMKSLLRTWSELYRAFARCAALVATAEENLCCEELSAKIISGLEGETPVMLTMLDGLTHILSVMVDCINFAPYGTKYQPKARSPQTPTDWSKKKKEPLGKLASLFKLLVMLLNSFHVFSSKEICSETLVSVGPSILAILHNIISHVSLPSVIGTMFAIFSKPLAVFYEKTKLADVSPVYSNLSNKLEKLLAEVVLCIQSHCTGSYDSELLEQLSPLLCAVFQHKSKQIRSQCALFWNATFAKAASLTYPEELKAVLSQAKKKTPLLLPGFESIEVAEESSAPFSDPMENSQLDAKISGMEVQLGQKRDSLLAQMSEAKDEGKGKASNVQATSAKLKLEFTSLKPNSEILLEEEKSVEFVVIPPQAKPRILTEHQKEVLRSKRVGIPVMYNNLDSSQDTTLFSQSQEDSLDNPSVAEHAEEDANNKPQEKNVRSEGCRGRWSEPPEACRPEDAPEEAAGGTAAPSTAVEESPASRSQGEAEQDTAEMVVEEPAVGQGLEECSMEAASKEPLAGKENTSNVSSSSSSSDVVSGTPQPASRRQSFITLEKFGSSENRPFSPSVLNSLSEVSGSASGAGKQENGNKTSAKAEKPGEENSKAEAEQLLPAARRLTRRQSRLELQRKMLSSLSAGSEQESFASSSMENSHELCSAVEDMEHILLAQSQALHSTEIDIKKAEDTIAEIERIRALDMDSKENTPPETAVSSEQVMGEDNQILHVTPNQKVPRRSSRRRAESLEGTAGGPDKEDGHQKRDKLKEEDKSEQKELPQTEDDGSQKENRVFGETTENASKEGSNLPERAAAEDFSSKEAPASKDLNEEADKSARRSEENLKADTEDEDCILAAVGQKKMERPRYHTRRASQGLLASIENSEPDGSETKEESTRKRKSARLRNRSDSLEGKLKDLQPGNSSHEVSSQGNETNLLESNKGELSHETSTDAALTSGPCGLKSQGTPTDGSKAVGSAASGDSPEAQDADLEQNKSNTLMESSTTPSVSDKDLKAAEETRHMEEQTKIEDCSAVLPGDVPGANASGADLSTSEAPQGQHKRSRRLKRQRNCDCCDKKPKQQVMSVTESKNENPPELDKPQTTPVQMPVNTSAVSGHSHLDESLSMAPCAMSTPLHPPKEPSEFDLEREPTSEDHLQGKVVIVEEDPEDSEWVVGEITESIVEIKELHDQNDQPEQCLSECASDKPGDSSLAAGDQSEEPEATEKKEVSQNGQPEEVPETQIAFSEREEKQMNELESSWDDKEEAEKVVAKTVVIEHEDIKEELVEIEITVPENVALDKEGAAANHVDSPQKPEDPDSLRLVTESPTGVQARCVWSPSASPSTGILKRGVKRNQDDDSLSPANKIRRVSFADPIYQEGLADDIDRRSPVIRSHSSPSSRSLKILSNIQVKITEMVKEALPSASECVYPALAGCKAPVDVILPQITSNICARGLGQLIRAKNIKTVGDLSTLTAPEIKTLPIRSPKVTNVKRALKGYHEQQVKSRGCEEIIVLEDAERPIINAEDKALSVDEEKLATDLNTNDQPSGDLLAQIDALAAQLSSEDLHSYSGSQLFEMQEKLVGMTNCIMRNLRSRWKSPPHDSSD
- the RIF1 gene encoding telomere-associated protein RIF1 isoform X1; the encoded protein is MSAPGAGCRLQPLLRTLQDPAAPPGDLTDAHLAIVGRLTGEEGKEFTADLRKNFPQLWKVFKTHISSQNSELNNAALQALGFCVFNSKMTSDLSATEMQDLLSEVVGVAVKTSDKNTRTRALWVISKQALPSEVVQKEVPSIISALEAILTKGDVQSLVVEYEALNVIIRLMEQTPAQMGEEAVRWAKLIIPLVVHSAPKVQLRGAAALEMGMPLLLQKQQEVAAVTEHLMTTKLISELQKLFSTKNETYVLKLWPLFVKLLGKTLHRSGSFINSLLQLEELGFRSGSPVVKKIAFIAWKSLIDNFALNPDILCSAKRLKLLMQPLSSIHVRTEALALTKLEVWWYLLMRLGPQLPANFEQVCVPLIHSTLSLDSSAALQGTPSRVPANQSLAPATPTQKSGTYPFTSPVTPRISLNASPGGMVLFPSIQLLGIEMLLHFLMGPKVVDFAQQNKLVLNLEPLQYPLISSPSFFCKHASTLINAVQDGFIATGKEVPDCMLNVIWKDINGYVKTALEPGNKKEKQGSEILTLLLQALKNIVISNSLPVQKILSLIDITVKELPPKVLGSPAYQVADMDLLNGTPALFLIQLPFHNNLLGSCVTEERFFVILETLVGYVLSGPTSPLAFSESVICIINQSANQVENKEHLWRMWSIVVSPLTEWINRTNEVNQGDALEHNFSAVYSALLLPVSHIFTAQEFPQATMKSLLRTWSELYRAFARCAALVATAEENLCCEELSAKIISGLEGETPVMLTMLDGLTHILSVMVDCINFAPYGTKYQPKARSPQTPTDWSKKKKEPLGKLASLFKLLVMLLNSFHVFSSKEICSETLVSVGPSILAILHNIISHVSLPSVIGTMFAIFSKPLAVFYEKTKLADVSPVYSNLSNKLEKLLAEVVLCIQSHCTGSYDSELLEQLSPLLCAVFQHKSKQIRSQCALFWNATFAKAASLTYPEELKAVLSQAKKKTPLLLPGFESIEVAEESSAPFSDPMENSQLDAKISGMEVQLGQKRDSLLAQMSEAKDEGKGKASNVQATSAKLKLEFTSLKPNSEILLEEEKSVEFVVIPPQAKPRILTEHQKEVLRSKRVGIPVMYNNLDSSQDTTLFSQSQEDSLDNPSVAEHAEEDANNKPQEKNVRSEGCRGRWSEPPEACRPEDAPEEAAGGTAAPSTAVEESPASRSQGEAEQDTAEMVVEEPAVGQGLEECSMEAASKEPLAGKENTSNVSSSSSSSDVVSGTPQPASRRQSFITLEKFGSSENRPFSPSVLNSLSEVSGSASGAGKQENGNKTSAKAEKPGEENSKAEAEQLLPAARRLTRRQSRLELQRKMLSSLSAGSEQESFASSSMENSHELCSAVEDMEHILLAQSQALHSTEIDIKKAEDTIAEIERIRALDMDSKENTPPETAVSSEQVMGEDNQILHVTPNQKVPRRSSRRRAESLEGTAGGPDKEDGHQKRDKLKEEDKSEQKELPQTEDDGSQKENRVFGETTENASKEGSNLPERAAAEDFSSKEAPASKDLNEEADKSARRSEENLKADTEDEDCILAAVGQKKMERPRYHTRRASQGLLASIENSEPDGSETKEESTRKRKSARLRNRSDSLEGKLKDLQPGNSSHEVSSQGNETNLLESNKGELSHETSTDAALTSGPCGLKSQGTPTDGSKAVGSAASGDSPEAQDADLEQNKSNTLMESSTTPSVSDKDLKAAEETRHMEEQTKIEDCSAVLPGDVPGANASGADLSTSEAPQGQHKRSRRLKRQRNCDCCDKKPKQQVMSVTESKNENPPELDKPQTTPVQMPVNTSAVSGHSHLDESLSMAPCAMSTPLHPPKEPSEFDLEREPTSEDHLQGKVVIVEEDPEDSEWVVGEITESIVEIKELHDQNDQPEQCLSECASDKPGDSSLAAGDQSEEPEATEKKEVSQNGQPEEVPETQIAFSEREEKQMNELESSWDDKEEAEKVVAKTVVIEHEDIKEELVEIEITVPENVALDKEGAAANHVDSPQKPEDPDSLRLVTESPTGVQARCVWSPSASPSTGILKRGVKRNQDDDSLSPANKIRRVSFADPIYQEGLADDIDRRSPVIRSHSSPSSRSLKILSNIQVKHITTPTKGFLSPGSRNPKFKSSKKCLITEMVKEALPSASECVYPALAGCKAPVDVILPQITSNICARGLGQLIRAKNIKTVGDLSTLTAPEIKTLPIRSPKVTNVKRALKGYHEQQVKSRGCEEIIVLEDAERPIINAEDKALSVDEEKLATDLNTNDQPSGDLLAQIDALAAQLSSEDLHSYSGSQLFEMQEKLVGMTNCIMRNLRSRWKSPPHDSSD